The DNA sequence actgggtgaccttgggcaagtcataataataacaataatgtaataaatacaatacaggagaaaaaagatATACACAAATATTCAAAGCACAGAGTGCTGAGACAGATGGACGCTTTCTCCATGCCTGGCCATCCATGGCCCTTCCCATGCACTCTGGACAACAGCAATGGATTGCAGCAAaataagatatattttaaaagttctaATTGCACAATGCCTAAATAACGCAGTCAGAAACTGGCACTCTTTTAGCATCTCTCTATCTGGATCCTGAATCTTTCTGCTTACAATCGCACTAACCACAATAGCAACAAAACTTTTCAACCATCTTCACCAAGTGTCTTGTTCGGAAACCACCAAGAAAACGtttttgtcttcctgcatgtcTGTGCCCTGCCTCACTCTCTTTGCCTCTTGGGAAATATAATTTGCAAGCCCTGGTGGTTTTTGGACCCTCCCTGGaaggcggagaggaggaggagtacaGAGCCTGGCCTGGTGCCCAGCCTTACCCCCCTGTTGCTGTCAGTTGCAAGGCAAAGAAGGCAGGGCACTGTGCCTGGCAAGGAAGAGAGCCTGCCCATGTGCCCACCACAACTAGCAGTGGCCGAGAAGGCAGCAATCCCAGGCCATGGTTGTCCAAATGGAATCCAGAACTGGGTGCCAGCCTCAAAGGGGAGGGCATTCTGCCCACCTGAGGCCTGCTAGGGCAGAAGGCTGGGATTGCTTGGCAGCAAAAGCATTGGCAGTGCTCAAAAGAAAGGCactcttccctttcctctccttccactttGTTGCTGGGCATTACTTTGTTCCCTCAGTGCCCAGCGGCCCCATGCCTCACTTCAGCAGGATCCGGACTTTTGTGTTGGAGTTGGAACAGGCACCGGGCACCGGAGCCGTCTACCATGCTGGGGAGCTGCTGTCTGGGCAGGTGGTACTGGAGGCAGCCAGGGGACTCAAGGTGAGATCTTTGCTGGTGTGCGCCCGGGGGCTGGCCACGACCCACTGGCTGGAGGGCAAGAGCGTTGGCATGAGCACCGTCTACAGCGACTACACTGCCCACGAGACCTACCTGCGAAGGCGACTGCACCTAATCAGAGGTGAGAGCTGTCCCCGAAGGGTGTCTTGTCCTGGAATGCAATTTTAAATGTCTGTAGTTGGCACAAgcccaggctatttggcagactgtatcccCCCTCATGAGCCACCCTGGgatctgagatcctcaggagggGATCTTCTCTCTGAGCCATCACCATCACCAGCATGGACCGTGGGTATGCAAGATGGGGCCTTCTCAGGGGCTGCCCCATTTGGGAGccaactccctgcccaggg is a window from the Sceloporus undulatus isolate JIND9_A2432 ecotype Alabama unplaced genomic scaffold, SceUnd_v1.1 scaffold_15493, whole genome shotgun sequence genome containing:
- the LOC121918539 gene encoding arrestin domain-containing protein 2-like; amino-acid sequence: MVVQMESRTGCQPQRGGHSAHLRPARAEGWDCLAAKALAVLKRKALFPFLSFHFVAGHYFVPSVPSGPMPHFSRIRTFVLELEQAPGTGAVYHAGELLSGQVVLEAARGLKVRSLLVCARGLATTHWLEGKSVGMSTVYSDYTAHETYLRRRLHLIRGESCPRRVSCPGMQF